A genomic stretch from Candidatus Parvarchaeota archaeon includes:
- the pheA gene encoding prephenate dehydratase produces the protein MDYSKFKQGSKQPLVAFQGEHGAYSEQAIDGLFSKNRTTLPCSTFREVFEAVGSGEADYGLVPIENSLEGSVNSVYDLLLEYDLHITKETMHRITHCLVAAGSTSLSGVEEVYSHPQALGQCKKYLEERLPYAGPVPYYDTAGAAKMIAETEKHNCAAIASRKAADYYGLKVLAEDIGNSRENFTRFLLLSRQKAENCLNPKTSIVFAAKHKPGALYHCLKPFAERKINLTKLESRPAKQWEYVFYMDFVGDAKEKNLEQALGELSQMTSFIKVLGVYESAKDGVKK, from the coding sequence ATTGACTACAGCAAATTCAAGCAGGGTTCAAAGCAGCCCCTTGTTGCCTTCCAGGGAGAACATGGGGCATACAGCGAGCAGGCCATAGACGGGCTTTTTTCAAAAAACAGGACTACGCTTCCATGCAGCACTTTCAGGGAGGTGTTTGAGGCAGTAGGGTCTGGCGAGGCTGACTATGGCCTTGTGCCGATTGAAAACTCGCTTGAGGGAAGCGTAAACAGCGTCTACGACTTGCTGCTGGAGTACGACTTGCACATTACAAAAGAAACCATGCATAGGATTACGCATTGCCTGGTTGCGGCAGGCAGCACATCACTTTCAGGAGTCGAGGAAGTATATTCGCATCCGCAGGCGCTTGGGCAGTGCAAAAAATACCTTGAAGAAAGACTGCCGTATGCCGGCCCGGTGCCATATTACGATACTGCGGGCGCTGCAAAAATGATAGCTGAGACGGAGAAGCACAATTGCGCCGCGATCGCAAGCAGGAAGGCGGCGGACTACTACGGGCTAAAGGTGCTTGCGGAGGACATTGGGAACAGCAGGGAAAATTTCACGCGCTTTTTGCTTCTCTCACGGCAAAAGGCCGAAAATTGCCTGAACCCGAAGACTTCTATAGTCTTTGCCGCAAAGCACAAGCCAGGGGCGCTTTACCACTGCCTTAAGCCATTTGCAGAAAGGAAAATCAACCTTACCAAGCTGGAGTCAAGGCCAGCAAAGCAATGGGAATATGTTTTTTACATGGACTTTGTCGGGGATGCAAAGGAAAAGAACCTAGAGCAGGCACTAGGGGAGCTTTCACAAATGACAAGCTTCATCAAGGTTTTGGGAGTTTATGAAAGCGCAAAGGATGGCGTAAAAAAGTGA